CCTACGCGCCCTCTTCCGTGGCACTCGATGGCTAAGCCGTAGGTCTTATCCATCCATATCATTCCGAGACCCCTGTCAGTCCCACCTTACTAACAAATCAGAGGTAAAGatattttctagaatatgTATAGAGCACGTCATCAATAATCCAGACGAGCCCAGAATCTGTACTCTATCTGCGCCGCATCCCATTTAGTACAAGTACGTATCCCCTTTCTGGCCATTTACATATGCCCTCTTCGGGGGTTTATTTTAGGATCTATACAAACCCCCTTTTGAGATACTTGCATATTCTCTTTGTTGGATCACTAATATGTTCCTACTTAGCACAAGTGTACATATAGCCTGTTTAGTGATGTTACATTATCACAGCATACTGGATCACAGTATGTCTAGCAGGGATTATCCTCTCCCTAGATACTACCCCTCATTTTGAGATAGGGAAGAGGGGTATCTCAAGATGACTCCTAATTCGTCTAGAACGCACGGTAGTTCCTCCAGCCTCACTGGACAAAGAGGGCCGAGATGTCCGGAGGGGGGTTGGATGTCTCCAGTATCCGAGGGAAATGTCAAACAGGGACGCATGATACGCGAAGGACGAAAGTCTGAGTATATACATAGTCCTCACTATTCCCTGAAACTCTCAACCTGATAACTATTCCTCCCCAAACAATCTACCATTGCCATATCCCTTCACGTTAAACAAAAACCATGAAGCTCTTCTCTACCATCCTTCAAGGCATCACTATCTTCGCCGCCTTCGCATCGGCGATCCCTCTGTCTCTCCGCTCACCAGACGACGGTGCGATTAGAATCCCCGTGAAGGGTGTCCCAGAGCCTGAGAAACGCGATGACGGTGCGATCCGCATTCCGGTAAAGGGTGTCCCTGAGCCCGAGAAACGGGATGATGGAGCTATCAGGATTCCTGTGAAGGGTGTTCCCGAACCACCCGCTGAGAAATAGGAAGTTCTGGTGAGTGCAACATCCGCTTTCGAGTGATAATGTCTTGGAGAGGTACTGTGACACGTGGAACTGTTCGTGTTCCGGCTGTGTAGCTGTTCTTCCGGTTCGGATTTGCTTATGTGAGTGACTTGCAGGCTACATGAAACGATTTCCGGGTATGTTGGGTATTCGACCATGATTTTCTTTGGGTTATGGGATCAGGGAAGATATGCCGCGCTACGCTATCTTTTTTAAGGCATGCTAGTGTTTAGTAAGGGTACAGATAAAAACGCAAAATAAATTTTCGTCCTATGATTCCCTCCAGTGGTCAACAGAATGAGCCATAACTACCAGTAAGGAAATAGTACGGCGAGGAAAACGCCTGTATTCTAGTCTCAGAGCGAGAAAAGATTCTTTGTATGGACAATTGGGATGCCACTGGTGGTACCCACTTAGGGAAGTGAGCCTAGACTTAGATGATCAGATGTGATCAGTCTACGTCTCACTGCGCCTGATGCAGCCTCTTATGTAACCAACTCCTGCGTGCTCGCTGCAGCTAACAGTAGACTTCGGAATCACATCCATCAATGGAATCATTCATATCAGTTCCCTTATGCATGCCAATAGTCCCTCATGGGCTGGACTCTTGTTTGGATTGGGCAATATAAGCGCCGAGATCAGAATTAGTGGGGTGGAGTATCTGACAGCAGCAGGGTCCACGCTATCACACGGTCTAGCTGTGGCCATCCATTTCGTACAACGGTCACTGTGCCGCTTTGCTCATCATGCAATAGGATAATGCTGCTGGTAGTTCCGGAACCAAAGTTTATGCCCTTGATCCAATTTAGCGCTGATCACTAAACCCTTGACCAGTGGATCCTTACAAGGTCCCATTCTTGAAATACTTGTCTGCAGCATATCTTACTAGTATGTCCTACGTGCTTGAAGGTGGATTAGGTATTAATGTTGATCATATTATGGTAATAGCAACATTTAAGGTACATCGCATGAAATCATTGCCAGAAGAATTTCATCTCGAAAAAGACAGGGGTACTAATTCGCTCGATTCATAAACGTCTTTCGTCATGAAGCCAGTTCAACCATTTTAGATATGGCGCTGGGTGCCAACATTGCCAACGTTGTGGCGGTTATCCAAGTCGGAGTCAACGCGAGGGTCAAGCTTGTTAGCGATGTTGGAGCTGTGGGGACCCGCGGTGGTGCTACCGCCAGAGGTGTTGTAGCTGCTGCTGGCCAGACCCTGGTGGCGGGCACGGTTGTCCAGGTCGGAGTCGACACGCGGATCGGCCTTGTTGGCGAGGTTGGAGCTGTGGGGACCAGCGGTCGAGGTGGTAgtgccatggccatggccaAGGCCGGTTCCAGTGCCAACACCAGCGCCGGTGCCAGTGCCAGTGCCGTAGCCGTGGCTTGCTCCAGAGGAGTAAGCGCCAGGGGTACCAATGGCGCCAGTAGCTCCAATACCGGCGGCGCGGTTGTCTATTGTTGTCTTAGTCTTAGTTCTGACATATGGCAATCGCGTGAAGAGAGAGGTCACTTACCTCGGTCACTGTCAACACGGGGGTCAGCCTTGTTGGCCAAGTTGGACGAATGAGGGCCGTGAGCACCGCCCAGAGCTTCGTGACGAGCGCGGTTGTCTCGGTCAGAGTCAACGCGGGGGTCGACCT
This window of the Aspergillus flavus chromosome 8, complete sequence genome carries:
- a CDS encoding putative period circadian protein (unnamed protein product), with the protein product MSGMLHKVKEAVTGHHDSTSDTTHTNTTNNANYAENPKSSNHGPHGSAIANKLDPRVDSDRDNRAGHHTTTTTGPGGTTTTHSSTHGPQQAPVGAAGGVDAPFGTTGHAGSHSTNAGPHSSNVANKVDPRVDSDRDNRARHEALGGAHGPHSSNLANKADPRVDSDRDNRAAGIGATGAIGTPGAYSSGASHGYGTGTGTGAGVGTGTGLGHGHGTTTSTAGPHSSNLANKADPRVDSDLDNRARHQGLASSSYNTSGGSTTAGPHSSNIANKLDPRVDSDLDNRHNVGNVGTQRHI